The Martelella endophytica genome contains the following window.
CACTTCGGCGTTCATAAGCTTCAGCCGGCTGCCGCCGACAATGTCGATCCGGCGCTTGATTCGCGCAAGATCGCAGCATGTATCCTTCAAAAAGGTGAAGCGTCCGCTCTCAGCCGCACAGGCAAGAGCCTTGTCCGAGATCAGGCGCTTATAGGGGCGGGGCGCCTCGTAGAGACCTAGATCGCCGCTGCTATCGGCGATGATCGTCTCAAGACATTGGAGAAAACGCTCGTCGCTTTCACCCTCTTCGACGAGGTGTCCGGTCAAAAGCACGGCGCAATCGACGCCGCCGATTGCCCTTACGCGCGCAATTGCCTCAGGCCAGGCTTCGTTTTCCTTGCAGAACACCGAAGCGGCAATGGGAACGCGCCCCGCCACGGCGCGGACTGAAGCAGCGACGATCTCGGCGCGCTCAACATCATTCATCGAAAGCGGTTCGGCAGAAAGTCCTGTGACCAGCAGGCCGGCAACGCCGCGCGCGAGATAGAAGTCGACAAGACCCTGGATGGCCCCATAGTCGATCTCCCCGTTTTCCAGAAACGGCGTGAGGAGGGGCGGCCAGATTTCGGGTTGGCGGGCCATGGTCAGATCCCTTCGGACAGGAGGTGAAATTGGCGGTCGGGCTCGAACTCGAGAAGATCGAGGGTGACGATCTTGCCGGAAGGCGTGACGGCGAGCGTACGGATTTCGAAAGGTTCGAGGTCGAGCGAAAGCAGATGGCCGCCGGCAAAGTCAAGCCCAAGCCGGGCCGCAATCGGGCCGGACGTGTCATTGACGAAACGCATAACGGTTGCCGCAGGATCGTCTTCCCAGGGTTTGAGCGCCGTCAGCCGCAGTCCGGACGTTTCCTCAAGGCCGGAAATCAGCCCGCGCGCGGCGGGCACGTCGCCGGGATGGAAGCTTTCCATCATCACCCGGGGCGGCATGACCATCATTTCGGCAAGCCGGCTTGCCTCTCCCATATCGTCGCCCGTCTGGGGCAAAAGCCGCACGATGAAGCGCTGCAGGCCTTGATCCTGATAGTGATAATGCTCGTTGTCGCGCAGCTCGCGCGGATCATGCCAGGCAAAGACAGGGCTTCTCGCGGCGGTGATGCCGATATCGCCATCGACGCAGTCATAGGCGTATTTGGCGTTGTTGATCACGCTGATCCGCTTGCCATCCGAACTGGCGACGCTGACCCAGCGCTGGCCGGGATATTCGAGACCGTCCGCAGGCCGCTCCACATAGCCATATTGCATCTGGTAGCGCGCCTCACTGGACGAAACCGCCGTCGGATAGCGCAGTTTCAGAAGGTGAAGCTCTTCCTGCCAGTCGATTTCGGTCCGGATTTCAAGCGAGCGGGCATTGCTGTCGAGCACGAAGAGTTCGCTCAGGCGCGAGCGTCCGAGGCGGGCATTGACGCGGATGGCGGCGCGAACCGGGCCGGCATCCTCGATGTGGATGCTCTCGACTTCGAACTGGCGGCCCTGGCCCACATAGGTCTCGACCCGGTGGCCCCAGGTGTCGGAACCATCGGGCGATACGACGGTATGGACAGCGCCTTTGGCAGGGGCGAGATCCTGCCCGTCGGCAAGAGTGACGAATTCGTCAAGCCAGCCGGTCTGCGGGTTGATCGTCACCCGCAGATGCGCGTTCTCGATGGTGGTGCCGTGAGCGCGTGCCTGGACCTGCGGTGTGGTTTGCGGCGTATCGGTCCTACGCACGCGATAGAGCCTGTGGCCGAAGGCCGGCACCTTGGCGGGAAAGGCAATGCGGGCGCGATAGCGGTCGCGGAAGATGTCTTCCTCGCGGATCGTCGCATCGGCCCTGATCTTCTGCCAGGGCGTCTCCTCGCCATCCTCGGCGCTGACGATCCAGTTTCCCGGCAGGAAGGAGAGCTCCAGCTCGGCCGTGATCTCGGTTTCGAACGGATGCGGGTTGAAGACGATGACCGGCTGTGTTTCCTCGTCTGCCGGTATGGCGATGTCGCGGGCGGCGATCTGCAGGGCGCGGTTGGTGACCCTGTCTGCCGTCGCGATCACGCCGCCAAGGGCATGGACCGCGTCTTCGCAGGCGGGAAGGATCGAGCTTCCTGGCAGGATGTCGTGGAACTGGTTGAAGAGCAGCGTCTTCCATGCCTCGTCGAGCTTTTCGTTGGGATAGGAGAGCCCCTGTGTGGCTGCGGAAAGCGTGGCATAGCGCTCCGCCTCCAGAAGTGCGGCTTCTGCCTTCAGATTCATCTGCTTGATCTTCGCAAAGGCCGCGTAGCACCCGGCGGCGTGGCGCTGAAGCTCGCCCTCGTGAACCGGCATGGGCTTGCCGTTCTTCCGGCGCGCCTCGAAATAGCGGTCGGGGCCGGACATGACCAGTCTTCCGAACCGGCCGTCCGCATCAAGCGCCTCGATGCTCTTCAGGTTTCGCCGGGTCGGGCCGCCGCCATGATTGCCGACGCCATAGAAGACCATGGCCTCGTCCTCAAGTGCCGCGCCGATCTTGCTGATGGCTGCCTCCATGTGGCGATCGACGTCTTCCGCGGTCGTGCAGTATTCATGCGGGATGCGGTAGGCATCAACGGAGGCGCCGCCAAGGCCCTGCCATTCAAACAGCGTATGCGGCATGTCGATTTCGTGCGGGCCGGGGCGCAGGAAGCAGTAGGAGGCGATGCGGTGGCCGGCAAGCACCTGCGGCAGGGCCGCGGAGTGGCCGAAGGGGTCGGCATTGAGGCCGACATTGGCGATGCCGCCGAAATGCTCCAGCAGATAGCGTTGGCCGATCAGGCCCTGGCGCACGAAGGATTCGAGGTTCGGCAGATTGCAGTCCGGCTCGACCCACCAGCCGCCGACCATGGCGATGCGCCCGGACATGACGAGGTCGCGAAGCCGGGAGAACAGCTTTGGGTCGCTCTCGCGGATCCAGTCGACGACGGCGACCTGTTCGAAGGTGAAGACGTAATCCTCGAACTCCTCCAGAAGGGCGACGGCTGCGGCAAGCGTCGCGCGGGCCTCCTGATAGCCTTCCGTCCAGCGCCACAGCCAGACGGGATCGAGATGGGCATGGCCGACCATGTGAATGGTGGCAAAACGCGATTTCTGCTCATACATTTTCGCTCTCCGCGACGAGTGTTTCCAGACGGGCGCAGATCAGGTGCATGGCAAGCTGGTGCATTTCCTGAATGCGGGCGGTCATCGTGTGGGGTGAAATGAAGGCGAGGCTGCAATCCTTCGCGATTTCGGCACCGTTCTGGCCGGTGAAGAGAACGGTTTTGGCGCCTTTTGCCCAGGCGGCGGCGATCCCCGAGCGGATATTTTCCGACCGTCCGCTCGTGGAAAAGGCAATGACGATATCCTGCGGCCCGGCAAGAGC
Protein-coding sequences here:
- a CDS encoding alpha-mannosidase; its protein translation is MYEQKSRFATIHMVGHAHLDPVWLWRWTEGYQEARATLAAAVALLEEFEDYVFTFEQVAVVDWIRESDPKLFSRLRDLVMSGRIAMVGGWWVEPDCNLPNLESFVRQGLIGQRYLLEHFGGIANVGLNADPFGHSAALPQVLAGHRIASYCFLRPGPHEIDMPHTLFEWQGLGGASVDAYRIPHEYCTTAEDVDRHMEAAISKIGAALEDEAMVFYGVGNHGGGPTRRNLKSIEALDADGRFGRLVMSGPDRYFEARRKNGKPMPVHEGELQRHAAGCYAAFAKIKQMNLKAEAALLEAERYATLSAATQGLSYPNEKLDEAWKTLLFNQFHDILPGSSILPACEDAVHALGGVIATADRVTNRALQIAARDIAIPADEETQPVIVFNPHPFETEITAELELSFLPGNWIVSAEDGEETPWQKIRADATIREEDIFRDRYRARIAFPAKVPAFGHRLYRVRRTDTPQTTPQVQARAHGTTIENAHLRVTINPQTGWLDEFVTLADGQDLAPAKGAVHTVVSPDGSDTWGHRVETYVGQGRQFEVESIHIEDAGPVRAAIRVNARLGRSRLSELFVLDSNARSLEIRTEIDWQEELHLLKLRYPTAVSSSEARYQMQYGYVERPADGLEYPGQRWVSVASSDGKRISVINNAKYAYDCVDGDIGITAARSPVFAWHDPRELRDNEHYHYQDQGLQRFIVRLLPQTGDDMGEASRLAEMMVMPPRVMMESFHPGDVPAARGLISGLEETSGLRLTALKPWEDDPAATVMRFVNDTSGPIAARLGLDFAGGHLLSLDLEPFEIRTLAVTPSGKIVTLDLLEFEPDRQFHLLSEGI
- a CDS encoding dihydrodipicolinate synthase family protein, with the translated sequence MARQPEIWPPLLTPFLENGEIDYGAIQGLVDFYLARGVAGLLVTGLSAEPLSMNDVERAEIVAASVRAVAGRVPIAASVFCKENEAWPEAIARVRAIGGVDCAVLLTGHLVEEGESDERFLQCLETIIADSSGDLGLYEAPRPYKRLISDKALACAAESGRFTFLKDTCCDLARIKRRIDIVGGSRLKLMNAEVATFRASFKAGADGFCGLMANVFPDMLERAATEETDALSLLLTAGDMALEQSYPGSAKALLSENYGVGLTSFSRVLGRLTTRSDCTGLFALDEYFNRYQKTR